Proteins from a genomic interval of Niabella soli DSM 19437:
- a CDS encoding sulfatase family protein yields the protein MKPHRIRQAGYITGLLLFFYCLAGGNLSAQQAPNIIVFIADDLNQQDVGCYGNADVRTPNMDLLAKEGMRFTKAYAASSMCTPSRSAVFTGLYPYRNGSQMNHFTVRPDIQGLPQFLQKLGYRVVISGKIDVFPLKNFPFEVIGKEFGKYAPVENRVDRKKETVHLIEDHFSKHANQPICLIVAPWLPHVPWFPHKDFDPQQIKMPAYLADTKETRGALASYYQSISAADNMLGEVMQALDRAGQTQHTLFMFTADQGAQFPSAKWTVYDKGLKVPLIVRWPGHTAKGTVSDALISLVDIAPTLVDAGGGVPVTGLDGKSFKPVLDNAKMHHHDFVFAETSVEPHFWYNYTPARSIITADGWHYIKNYHPGKRFITHIDKVERNEFYFDSWVEAAVHNQQAQFLLNRYSYHPPEEIYNDQKDPEEFHNLAQQGNYKSKLDALRDLLTRELSRQGETDEMIKSGPLPQFFDNSYVIAQNKSASDLSFNRKRWNPDVLYITAYLTQINKGGVVCDYFNNFKLFAYKGKIGIGTGGDSILESTLLPEKNGQLVFRLTKEGALSVLFNNREVLATALHRDLTKIQEGYVTCGMLQGLKLEGRLQPYEGTIRDLQFVMNQLDKAP from the coding sequence TATCGGCGCAGCAGGCGCCCAACATTATTGTATTTATTGCTGATGACCTGAACCAGCAGGATGTGGGGTGCTATGGTAATGCCGATGTAAGAACCCCCAACATGGATCTGCTGGCAAAAGAGGGGATGCGTTTTACCAAAGCTTATGCTGCATCCTCTATGTGCACGCCTTCCCGCAGTGCTGTTTTTACTGGCTTATATCCTTATAGAAACGGGTCGCAAATGAATCATTTTACCGTTCGCCCGGATATTCAGGGCCTCCCCCAATTTTTACAAAAGCTGGGATACCGGGTGGTGATATCGGGTAAAATAGATGTATTTCCCTTAAAGAATTTCCCTTTTGAAGTAATAGGAAAGGAATTTGGTAAATATGCGCCCGTCGAAAACCGGGTCGATCGGAAAAAAGAAACCGTACACCTGATCGAAGATCATTTTAGCAAACATGCGAATCAGCCTATTTGCTTAATTGTGGCGCCCTGGTTGCCCCATGTGCCCTGGTTCCCGCATAAGGACTTTGATCCGCAGCAAATAAAAATGCCGGCCTACCTGGCCGATACAAAGGAAACGCGCGGCGCGCTGGCGTCTTATTATCAAAGTATAAGTGCAGCGGATAATATGCTGGGCGAGGTAATGCAGGCGCTCGACCGGGCAGGGCAGACACAGCATACCTTGTTTATGTTTACTGCTGATCAGGGAGCCCAGTTTCCGTCAGCAAAATGGACGGTTTATGATAAGGGACTGAAAGTGCCGCTGATCGTACGATGGCCGGGCCATACAGCAAAAGGCACCGTCTCGGATGCATTGATTTCCCTGGTTGATATTGCACCGACGCTGGTTGATGCCGGAGGTGGAGTGCCGGTAACGGGGTTAGACGGAAAGTCATTTAAACCGGTACTGGACAATGCAAAAATGCATCATCATGATTTTGTTTTTGCAGAAACATCTGTTGAGCCACATTTTTGGTATAACTATACGCCGGCGCGGAGTATTATTACTGCCGATGGCTGGCATTATATAAAAAACTATCATCCGGGTAAACGTTTTATCACCCATATTGATAAAGTAGAGCGCAACGAGTTTTACTTTGATTCCTGGGTGGAAGCGGCTGTGCATAATCAACAGGCTCAATTCCTGTTGAACCGCTACAGTTATCATCCACCCGAAGAAATATATAATGATCAAAAGGATCCGGAAGAGTTTCATAACCTGGCGCAGCAAGGAAACTATAAAAGCAAGCTGGATGCATTGAGAGATCTGTTAACCCGCGAACTGTCCCGGCAGGGAGAAACAGACGAGATGATTAAAAGCGGTCCCTTGCCGCAGTTTTTTGATAACAGTTATGTGATCGCCCAAAACAAAAGCGCATCTGATCTGTCTTTTAACAGAAAACGCTGGAACCCCGATGTACTGTATATTACCGCCTATCTCACACAAATAAATAAAGGCGGGGTTGTTTGCGACTACTTCAATAATTTTAAATTATTTGCTTATAAGGGAAAAATAGGCATCGGCACCGGTGGCGATAGCATTCTCGAAAGTACCTTGCTGCCGGAAAAAAACGGGCAATTGGTTTTCCGGCTAACAAAGGAAGGAGCACTGTCAGTCCTGTTTAACAACCGGGAGGTGCTGGCCACCGCATTGCACCGGGACCTTACCAAAATACAGGAAGGATATGTGACCTGCGGCATGCTGCAGGGACTGAAGCTGGAGGGGCGTTTACAACCTTATGAAGGAACGATCAGGGATCTTCAGTTTGTAATGAATCAATTAGATAAAGCTCCGTAA